From the genome of Elusimicrobiota bacterium, one region includes:
- a CDS encoding GTP-binding protein, which yields MAKAKFERNKPHVNIGTIGHVDHGKTTLTAAITHVLSQKGLA from the coding sequence ATGGCCAAGGCGAAATTCGAGCGCAACAAGCCGCACGTGAACATCGGGACGATCGGTCACGTGGACCACGGCAAGACCACTTTGACGGCGGCGATCACGCACGTGCTGTCCCAGAAGGGACTGGCGC